Genomic segment of Microbacterium hydrocarbonoxydans:
GACGGTGCGCTGCGGTACGCCGGATGGTCGACCTGCTACCGCCGCGAGGCCGGATCGCACGGCAAGGACACCCGGGGGATCATCCGGGTGCACCAGTTCAACAAGCTCGAGATGTTCGTCTACACGACGCCGGAGGATGCCGAGGCGGAGCACCTGCGCCTGGTGGCGCTGCAGGAGGAGATGCTGACCTCGCTCGGTCTCGCCTACCGCGTGATCGACGTGGCTGCGGGAGACCTCGGGTCCAGCGCCGCGCGCAAGTACGACATCGAGGCCTGGGTGCCCACGCAGGGCGCGTTCCGCGAACTGACCTCGACATCGAACTGCACGACCTATCAGGCCCGTCGTCTCGACATCAGGCACCGCCCCGAGGCCCACGACGGTCAGACGGCGAAGACGCAGCCCGTCGCGACTCTGAACGGCACGCTCGCCACGACCCGCTGGATCGTGGCCCTGCTCGAGACCCACCAGCAGGCCGACGGCTCGGTGCGCGTGCCCGAGGTGCTGCGACCGTATCTGGGCGGCCTCGAGGTGCTGGAGCCGTCGGCATGACCGATTCCTGGCTCGTCGGCCTCGACGTCGACGGCACGATCCTGCTGCAGGACGAGACGATGAGCCCCGGTGTGCCCGAGGCCGTCGCAAGAGTGCGGGACGCCGGCCACGAGGTGACGATCGCCACGGGTCGCAGCTGGATGGCGACGCGGCGCTACGTCGAGCAGCTCGAGCTGACCGCGGAGTTCGTGGTGTGCTCGAACGGCGCGGTCACCATGCGGCGTGTCGGCGACGAGTGGGAGCGGTGGCACATCGAGACGTTCGATCCGTCTCCTGTGCTCGCGCTGCTGCGTGATCGCCTGCCCGATGCCCGGTACATGGTCGAGCTCGGAGACGGCAAGCGCCTGTACACCCAGCACTTGGACGACTGGACCCTCGACGGCGGACGCCAGGTCGACTTCGACGAGCTCGCCGCCGAACCGGTGTCGCGCATCGTCGTGGTCTCGCCCGGGCACGATGAAGACGACTTCCACCGTCTCGTCGCGGA
This window contains:
- a CDS encoding HAD family hydrolase, which translates into the protein MTDSWLVGLDVDGTILLQDETMSPGVPEAVARVRDAGHEVTIATGRSWMATRRYVEQLELTAEFVVCSNGAVTMRRVGDEWERWHIETFDPSPVLALLRDRLPDARYMVELGDGKRLYTQHLDDWTLDGGRQVDFDELAAEPVSRIVVVSPGHDEDDFHRLVADAGLNEVSYAIGWTAWLDIAPQGVDKGTALERVRTELGFERGRVLVAGDGRNDIGMFGWALDLDGRAVAMGQAPDEVKAAAGEVTADVDAGGLAAALDTLPAAAQVSAGE